The Fusarium fujikuroi IMI 58289 draft genome, chromosome FFUJ_chr01 sequence CCAGAGCTGGGGCTCGTGCGGCGGTCATTCGGGTTCGTCGTCTTGGTTCATCCCCGCAACTTTTGCATGTTGGGTTCTTGTGGGGATATTGATCGCGATTTGAGAGTCAAGTcgatcaagttcaaggatTCTGAAGTATCGTGAAATGTTTCGGTTTACGGAGAGGTGGATGAAGTCCTCAGGGTCTCGAACCCTAAGCAGAGACAGGCTTGACTGTAAGGTCTCAGTGAGGTAAGAACCACTTCAAACGAGAGACGAGTGAGATGAACAGTTACAAGTTGCGCTCCAGCCAGTTGTCGACGAGACCTCGATTTCGAGATGAGCTAGCAAGGCTCAGGGTAGGAGACTAATACCTCAATATCAGCTCATCTACGACTTGCCCATTGGTGTCTTTGCAAGGCGCTTGCGTATCAGCAAACACCAGGACGTGCGTTGTCAACGCTAGTTTTCTTGATTGTTTCCAATTCCACGATACCCCATGCTATTTTATCAACTCTATTACCGTGCGATGTAACTTGCCTAATCAAAATAGCTCTCAACTCATGCCGAGTGGACCGAGGTGAAGCATTCAGATCGAGCACAGGGTTCAATGGATACTCAAAGCAGAGGATTCTCCAGTCTGTGGCTTGCTGATTTTGGTTATGGAGGGTTCCATACGCGGATCAATGGCGCACTCTAGCACGCGGAATGGCTTGAGGCTTTTGTTGTGGCTTGCGCTATCATTGACAACACCATGACGCTTTTCAACAAGAGTGCATCGAGTTGTTTACCAAGTTCTGCAGGGTGCAAGGCGCAAGGCAGAGAGATCTGTTCGCATTCAGCGCCGAGCTATGCATGCATCGAATATGTATGTACGCTATGCCACGATGTGACTGTGCAAGGGTCTCAACAGGTTATTCTGAAGCTATCTACAGAGACACGGCTTTTGATTTGACGCTCTGGACTTGagtaaacaaacaaaccGTGTATCGGAAAGATCGATATCCGAATTGTTGAAATCTCCGATAGGACAACCAGGATCCCGATACTCTTCCCCTCCCTTTGCGACATCCATGGCGCCATGTCGACTTGGACTTGCGGGCTGACCTCTAAAGACGCACCGTAGCCTGGTGTGGCTGACATTTTTACTTGTTTGTTCTTTGTTTTGATGCTTCTCTTTACCCATGATCCCAGAAGTTGATTGCTGGACCCAATTGAGAATAAGGATGTGGCCACACTATCAAGAGTTTGACACCATTCTTTCTCTCGTCTGCCAGAAAGGTTCTTTGTTGATACGGATGCCACTTCTGGGTAAATGCAGCTGAAACAGTTCTGAGCAATCCTTGTACATTAAGCAGCTAAAACGTATGCTACTGTATGTACAGCACAGGACCCGCATGGATACGATTCTTGTCCTCGATCGGCGATTGTTTTCTGCCAGTCCTTACTGCCAAGAGACGTAGATATCGAAATCTTGGAAATCTGCTCATTTGCGgtgtttttattattattatcgATGCTCCAGCTGACTCAACTGAAACTAGGCCGAGCAAACAATAGCGTAGGTAGGTCAGTCTGTCTCCCTGAATGTGATAGTGACACAGATGCTTCAGGGGCCAGTTTGCTTACTGTGGGCGTCGTGTTGGTGGACAATCATTGCTATTCTATGACCTGACCTTCATCTCGCTACAACCCTGGCTACAGCAACCCCAACATAACCCCTAATCCGATGCATTGTCAGCATATTCTGTAGGGCTGCGTGCGTTCGCCTGCTGCGAAATCGGTCAGTCATTCGAGGTCACTCTGCTGCAGATGATTTGCATTTCGCATTGCAGGCCGCCGCCGTTATGGGCGACCTGAGCGTACACATGTCGTTGAACTCGTTCACGAGCCGCTGTACGACGTCGCACACAGAATAGGGTAGTACCAGGGCTTTTGTGTCTCGTACATCGGACGGGAAACATGCCCTGAACTCGCACAAGGGCCTGGCAGCGGCGGTTCCAGGTGTGACGGCGCAGCTCCCTTGTGTCGAGAGAGCCTGAGCAATTCGCTCCTCGAGGCCAGGGCAAGCGAGAAGGATGGACGGGTTCGACGCTCCGGCCCGCGGGTGATTCGAAAGAGATCCCGTTGTTTGATTGTGATGGGGACTGGACTGTACTGTATGCAACGGGCCGCTGCTTGTAAACATGGGCACATCACCCATCTCTGATCAGGCTGTTGTTCATCGGTCTGTGAATCAATATTCCAAGCTCTAGGTTAGGCTACATAAAGTTGCTTATCGAAACGCGCAGAGAGCTAACTCTCTCTACTGATCATCCTGACACTGCTGCATGTACAAGATAGGAAGGCCAAAAGGCAACAGCCAACGGGTTCGCAGGGACAGACAACCGGCCTTGCAGTTCGAGACTGGTCAGCAGGGTACAGCCTGGCCAATGCCATTGTGAGAAGCCCCCATGGTTAAAAGCTTGCATGTTTTCTGCTCTTTCAGCTCGACCCAAGCTGCGGCCATGAGTTTCTCTTGTCAGGGCTTGTGTGCTGCTCCCGATAGCTGGGTCATCGCTGTGATTGGTGTCTTGGAGCGCTGAGAATCGTTGTCGTGGCCCCAATCGACACCGTCAAAACTGACACTGATAACTTGACAGGTGTGATAGACGCTGCCGACATGGTTCTGTATAGTTTCGGGTGCAACCATCATTCTTCTGTTCAGGGGTCTTGGGAAATTGTTGAACTCGGGGATGTGTGTTGAGATACTTGGATGTGTCCCTAGAAGCCTGACCCAAAAGCGGCAATAGCACTATTCAGAAGTAGCTGAGAATATTGGAACATGAAACGGGAGGTGAATGAGTTATACGTGGACTGAACCATCACACCATAGGACTACCCTGACGCCGTGAAAGAGTAGGAATTGGTGAGTGTCCTCGCACCGAGCTTGGAAAACAAGAGGAACGACACAAGCCCAGGCACAGGCAACATGGAGGTGGACTAATACACATACGGACAATTTCGAGTAGTGAGGCATATTACAGCGAGTGAGGAGATACATATGTAATTGGCAGTACAGCATGGTGCATTTGAGGTTGGAGTTGAAGGTTGAAGGATCGCACAGATGGGGCCCAGAACATTTGAACAATGCGCTACAATTACCACCGAGTAGTACTTTTTCTTCATAGCCCGTAATTTGGACTCGTTTTAAGCTTAATGGGGACTATAAGTCTACTAGAAGTGTGCCTGTGTACGTTGATGAAATATCTCTATCCCTGAGTTAAGTTTCGACAGCAATGGCAACTGCATGCTGAGCCACCCTTGCATAATACATGCAGATATCTCTTCGTCGGGATTGAGTAATATCCAGTTACTGTAGATATGAAATGCAATTTTGAAGGAACTGGAAAACATAGTAGGACATCTCTTCCTTTAAAGTTTTTAGATATGCGACCTTATTCTAGCCAAGCTGTGGGGGAAGAGATCAAATGACAATAGGGCAAGTCGCAAACATTGGCAAGATCtagttaaagatataaaaccGGCCAAGGGAAATTTACTATTGTAATAACGGACTCCTTTAATGCTAAACATAGTTCCAACGGCGGCATCCTACCACAACCATATTCTCGCCCAAGTAAACGGGCAAAGCTTCTCTCATAGAGTTTTTACAGttcttaagatatttatagttatggAAACTCTCTTGAGTGAGATACAAGCCTCTATGTGAGAGCGCGGGCATATTTTGACAACATAAAATGTAGGGTATTATATTCATACTCTTCATCCCCTACTGATCTAGCACTGCCATCGGTGCATCGGTTGATAATACGGTTAAGGTGATCGATAATGCCAACTAGATATGAGTTAAAGAACAGGTTATTATCTAAAATATTCATTTAGGGTGCCTAGGAAGCATGTTTTGGTAACGAGCAATTGTCAGAATAGTTTGGTCCTTGCAGATTCCTGATGAACGATATTTGGCGTTTCAGTAATACCGAGTATAATTTGATAGTGCTTTCTTCATATAAATCGCTTGTAGGTTTTATGGTTATAGGCCTAAATTTTCTCCGAAATATAATGATGCTTTGTTGGAAGCTGAGGTTGTAGTTATGACTGTCGGTTGAAGACTTCCCAATAAGGGGGCTTTAGAGAGGCCAGTGACGAGAAGACAGCCGAATAGCCATAGTATACCCATTCAAAGCAAAGAGGAAGGCAAATGAAATTCGTCATAACTAGACATCGATAACTTTTACAGCACTGGTAGTCAGTCATTAGGGAGGGAGGTCTGTTAGTATAACAGAACAGATATACTGGAGACGTGCGAATGTGCAAGACAAATAAAGCACTGACTGAACCGCTTTGCCTGTACGGAAGAATTTGGAGAGCTTCTCTGAAGTTCGAATCAAACTGGATAGCGCAGTGGAACGAAGGGACTTGTATCGACTCAACTCATACTTGACTGTGATCGCCACGACGCCTTTTCGTTTTGACTGATAGTGGCGCAATAGGCGCAATAGGGGATGAATATGAGTGCTAGTAAACTCGGCTTTGCGAGCTACAAGATCTCGATGATAATGGATTTGCAAGATACTCAATTTATTCCTCAGTGTTCTGTCATGAGTGAAGACTAATCCGCGACTCTTGATGCATTGCAGCCTCATCAGAAACGAGGTGTCATGAGGATGACTTAGTCTTCAGTTACTCTTGAGATGACAAATGCTGTATCATCATAGTTTTGCAAATATTTAGATATTTTTTTGCCAGGCGCATTCTGCGTTGAAAATTATTCGAAAAATATCCAACTGACGCAAGGTTTAACAGAAATGTTTGAGCATATGAGGGCCCGGTCAAGACTAATAAAAGGGGCTGTGGTATTACCAATCCGGTTTATGAAGATAACAACCGTATAATTCCATAGCTGTGCCATTGGTACTGATATTGACCTTCCAAATATGACTCTGGCTCCTTACTGTAGCAATCTTGCCATAGAGAGCAGCTATCCTTATAATGCTGGGCTATCTGACAAGTTGCCGACTTTTTGCTACTTGTTCTGAGTCAAAGATCTTATGCAAGTTTTTAATAACAGTAATATCAATAGACTAATCACTGGGGACCCCAGGGAATGAAGAAAAACTTATGATCCCCATCCTAAATAATAATGAAGAGACTTGGGAGCTTAGCACAACTTAGGAGGCCTTTAGACTGTGGGGATAAGTAGTTATTTTTTGGCACATCGAGTTCAAGGACAGAAGTTTTCCTCTTTCCTGGGTAAGGTATCTATAATAGGCCTTTACGATATCACATAGCCGACTGAGAGAGTTGATTATACTAATACTTGAGTGGCTCCCATTACAAGAAGTTTTGTTTCAACAATAATACTGCCCGCTAAGGACATGGATAGTTATCCTTGACCCTGGGGAATCCTTGCTTAGCTCCTTGAAACGCATGACATCGCGAACCGTGCTGTCGAACACTGATGCTATGTTCCACAGACAGTTCGAATATTCAGAGGGTTCGGTCATGCCATGAAGAGACACTGCATTTCTGAGGACACTGATAATGGATACTGTAGTAATCAGAAATTACTTGTAATTTCAGGTGGGTACAATAGTTGTACGAGATGACCTGGCAACGCTGAAACTTGTTTGAAGGTCTGTGGATGAACAGGTGGAGTATGGATGATCTTGAGTAGCTGTTTATGGCTGGTATATAGAATGAAACTACCTACTAACTAAGCCAGCTGACTCGATGTTTCATTTCTACGTGAACACAAACTGACTCCAACTCGGACTTTTGTTAGAGACATAATCTAATGGGAATTCCGTGTAAAATAAGGGCAGTCTCAGGAACAATAGCATTGAATACCCCGCTACTGTCCACGCTTATTAGTTAAACCTGCCACATGTTCATCGTGTCTCAATGGAGTGAGGTGAGTCCCTAGAAAGACTGGGGGCATCGTGGATCTGAAGACCCAAGAATGGGGCCGGCACAAATGTAACGATATAACTAAGTGTTGTTTCCCTCAGTAACTAAGGCACTTACCAATTTGATAGCCTTGTTTTATTCCATAAGCCCGAGGATCAAAGTTTGGTAGATGATGAATGTTAATTCTCACTACCAATACAAGTCTATTGCATTGTACACTTCAAGGACGACCCCTGCAGTGTGCGTCAGTAGGTGCTTACATTAGTGGCCTAacaacttctccaactcTCCCAACAATGGATCAACCCACATCGGGATCGTGCGAGGGGCCTTTGACTGATCCATCCGCTTTCTTGTGTATCGTGATTGGAGAATTGCTCACTCACTGCCATCAGCCGAGGCGGTGACTTCTCTATTGTTTTGATCTGTAGTCTACTCACTCAACGGAGAGTTAGTCAGTCGTCTGCCtctccctcaacaccatcaatcaGGCATCATGACCCACGACAGAGACTCCCGCCGCGAAAGTCTTCGAGTGCCCCGCGCTCGTCCTCGTCGTGGCGTCTCCAGAAACTCTTCAGTGCGCTCTTCAGCCAACGTAGACGAGTACCGTCTGTCTTCAGGCGCTCCAGCTACTGCGCAAGCTCTTCGAGCTGCTCCATCTCGCTTTTCCCTCAACGAACAGTTCGCTGCTACAAAGCAGGAGTTCCAATTCTGGGACGACGATGCTAGTTCAATCTACGAGCGTGAAACAAGTGTTTCCGAGACGGGAGATCCAGACCTCGATGAGAAGGTTGCCTTGAGCTCAACTGAGGGTGGCTATGGACCTGTGCCTCATGCACAAGATCCAGCACCTGGAGCAGAGGATCTCGACACCAATTTCTACGACCTTCTCTGTCTCCCACGAGACACTTCGGAGTTGTCGCAACAGCAGATCCGGAGCGCATACTACCGTCTGTTTATCCTCTTTTACCCGGACAGCTATCCTGAGCATTTGCGCCCCATAGCTCACCAGCAATTCCTCCGTGTTCAGGATGCCTTTGAAACACTCATTGATCCTGCGCGACGAGCTCAGTATGACCTCGACCAGTTcctggaagctgaagagacaGGCGCATCACAATCAGAATACGACGTCGCCTTTAAAGAAGCTGTTTGGGACCGGTTACAGAACGGCATACAGACAAGCTCCGATCTAGGAATTCGACTTGACGCCTCTGGCTCCGGGACTGGCTCCTCAGGACTGCAAATCCTTGACTTTTCTCTCAGTCATTCCGTCACAGTCGACCTACCAGCACTTCagaagcttcttcaaccgcAAGTCGCACGACTCGCAAGTCTTGCttcaaaagaagagaaggacgCAATCGAGAGTCCATCACAGCCTCGAATCCAGGTCGCAACACCCACCGTGACTGTAACTGGATCTACTTACGGCATTACACGGGATCTATCCTTGGTACCAACATCACTCTTGTACGATCGATATCAACCCTTGTTACCTCTGCCAATCACCAGACAGAGACTCATACAACTCGTTGAGAACAAGTTCGCTCCATTGGCCTCTCTGCGATATCGACAAGAGTTTCTGAACCGCTTACCTCCATCATCGGCTGATAAGCTTAGGTGGATCAAGACTGCTGTTGAGCTCGAGTCAGATGTTCTACCACAGTTCTCCGTCACCAGCCGTCTTTATCATCACTTTCTCCTCCCCAAATTCTCAGAACCAACCATAGCCGAGGCTAGCATACAGTCGTCGCGCGATTCCACGTCGATTCAACCGCGTGTTGCTCTAGGTCTCTACCAGAATCTGCGACATGGAACAGGATTCCTGCGCGCAGACAGTGGCGACTGGAGCTTTGGATCCAATCAATACTCGCATTTCTTCTCTGAACACTCAAGAATCAGTCCTGACTTCTTTAACGCCGAAGCCCCTGGAGCAACCCCGAACTTTGAACTAGGCTTCCGAACAGGACCATCAGACCGATTACCTGTACCAGGCTCGTCAGACTCTCCTGGCGATGAGGGCGGCATTAGGGGTCTCGACTACGAGATTAATTCTTGCAAGCATGGAAGCTGGGCTGTCTCTGCATCCGCTACACCAACTACATTGGCCGGCGCTGTCCGATACAGCAAGGACCTGACTCTACCTTTCCAAACTCCTCCGACATCACTGGATCCTGGTCTATCCTCATCAGCCCGTGTAGAGGCAGAGCTCTGTTCCAACACATTCCAGGACCAGTATTTTGCCCTCCGCAATCTGTGGTCTATTGGCCGTTTCGCGCGTGTTGGTCTTGAAGTCGGCATCAGTCTGCACAACCTTCACCTCTCCGTCTACTGGTCCCGCCTTGGACAGCGTCTCAGCGTCCCTCTTCTCATAGCACCACGATCGCTTCTTGGGTCTAGTATCCTTTTCTGGGCTGGTGCCCTACCCTTTGCTGGACTTGCGGTAGTGCAGCTTGGTCTCAACTATCGTCGCCGTCAACGAGTTTCACGATCTCACCGCCGCGTTCGCTCAGATGTCTCTTCAACTGGGACACCAGTCGCCGTTGCTCGGCATAGATACGAGGCAGACAACATCACAACACTCCTCGCGCATCCAGTAGAGGGCCGCCAGAAGCGTCAGATGACGCTTGGTGGTCTCGTTATCCTCAATGCTAAATACGGCATCCCTGATGAATATGGCATCCTCGCAACAAGCGATCAGGTTGCCGATGTCACAATCGCCGTTGCCGCCCTTATCAACGAATCATCGTATTCCAGCGGCCCAGCCCTAGTGATCCCCCATGGCGTGCGCAAGAGTCGCCTGCCAGGATTCTGGGACCCAGCTCCGGGCTTGGACAAGATTCTTCGCGTGGAGTATCTGTTCAAGGGTGACGCAGGCGTCATCGAAGTCGGCAGCCGTGATGGACTCATCCTTCCGCCGCAGGCGTAGGTATTGATTGACGCCCTTTATGAATGAGAAAATTGAGTATGATCAAATGTAAATACAAATCGGGACTAAATGCAGCTCAAAGAAAATGGCGTTGAATGGCGGCATTGTGTCACATCAAGGATATTTTCAAAACAAATAAATGAACAGACATGCATTGCTAGTGATTACTATTCGTGCCTCTAGGGACGATACTATATTGTGCAGGAAAAGAGACATCCTTACTCCAGAAACAGCACAACAGCGCAAGCTACAAGCCGTTCATGGCGGAACACGGCGAGGATAGATGCTACaagataaagaaaatttCAGTCCGCGTGATATACCGCTATCTATCGTACAAAGACAAAAAAGGTACCATCTACCTCTCGAATACCACATACTCTCGTGCCAAATGCTGCCCAACAATAAGACGACCCCATATCAGCGAGTCATCTTTCCGCACGATAGAACGCCAAACccttttagtttaaagacCAAGGAGAAATTATTCGCTGTATGTAGTAGAGACAGAAAATAGGTGTAGGTGTCAGGGGCCTCAGCACCCTAAAAGCAAAGCCCGGAACAAAACCTGATGTGCTATAGTGGATTAGTGCTGGTGGTTTTTGCCGTGATCGTGGCCGTGGCCGTGGTTATGATCGTGCGCATGAGGGCTGGTGGCGCTGTGCGACGATTCACTACATCGTCTTGTTGACGAAGCCTTGGATGACGAGTCGACAGGGCAGCAACCCTGGGCCTGACAGTCATCGATACACTCAAGGAGGCAACTATCGCCCTTGTTGGGATCAGTAGGACCATCTAGGGacagagcagcagcagcttctgcaTCGTGTGAGTGCTTCTGATCGAAGCAGAACTCGGGCTGTATCGTAGCACTGTGAATGCCGAACCCATGAAGACACTTCCGAGCTCGGCGGGCCAGCTCCATGTACTTCTCGCCACTGTGAGAATCGATGGGGAAAGACACTTGGAGGTGCATGCTAGCGACAAGTTTGGTGTCTGAGAGTTGCCAGACGTGAATATGGTGGCAGGTAATAACGCCAGGAAGAGCTTCGATGTCTTGTCTAATCTCAGGGACGCTGATATGCTCGGGGGTGGCTTGTAAAAGAACACGAGCAGTGCCTCGGGTGAGAGGAATGCAGGTCTTGAGGATGATAGCAGTGATGAACAGAGAGACGGCGGGATCAGCGTAGACTTTGCCAGGCCAATCCGTCAaccagatgatgagagcCGTAACCATGACACCTATGTTGCCAAGCATGTCGCCAATGACGTGGAGAATCATAGCATTCATACCCATATCAGCGTGGTTATGGCCGTGGCTGTCCTTCTTGCCAGATTTCTTGGGAAGAGTGTGGTGGTGGCCGTGATGAACGCTCGAGTCCCGCCTAGGTCGTCGAGAGTGGGAATGAGAGTGAGAGCCCTTTCTATTGTGACCAAGCGAAGAACCCTTCTTAGCAACGTCTTTGAGAAGAGGTGATTCCTCATGcgcctcgtcctcttccattATCAAAGAGTTCTCGGCGTCGGTCTCGCTCTCGCTAGTGCTTTCGTTGGTCTCGCCACGCGTAGCTTCAATAATGCTTTGCCGGAAACTTGCTGGGTGAATGCTCAAGTCATCGAGACTCGCGAAACGAGCGTGTCCACTCCTACTGGATCGATGATAGTCGCGGCCTCGTGTGGATGCATCTCTGCTATGTCGCTGTTCGCTGGATTTGCCGTTGGACTTCTTGGATGCTGTTGCACGGTGGATCACAGCCTCGGGTAAAACCTCCGCAGCACGGCCACTTTCGTCTGCAAGAGTGCCCTGGGTTTGGTAACCGGCGttgccctcctcctcgtcgtgGGCGTGAGAGTGTCCGTGCTCATGATCATGGTCGTGCTCGCCGGGTCCATGAGAATGACCGTGGCCGCCGAGGACAAAGAAACCGACAAAGTTGGAGAACAGGCCGGCAGAACCAACAATGAGCATGAGCTTGGGGTTATTGATCTCGGGGGGTTCGATGAATCGGGTCAATGCTTCGAGGACGATGGAAACACAAAGGGCGATTAGGAAAAcggcgttgaagaaggcaccCAGAATCTCTGCGCGAACCCACTAGAAGACAGTTAGACAAGCGCATCAGGGTTGAAGGGGGGCGCGAGGGGTTTGGAAGACGTACGCCAAAGGTAAATTCGTCAGTGGAGGTCTTTTGTGCGGCAGACACAGCCCAGAGGCCGATAACCAAGGAGATGATATCATTGAGCTGCGCCGAGTTAGCTGATGTTCTATCCATCGATTCGCATGCAGCGCGAAACAGATGCGATTGACTGACCATGTGAAAAGCATCGGCCATGAGGGCCAGCGAGTGGGCAAGGAAGCCAGAGACGATCTCGACGAGGAAAAACAAAGTGTCAATGGCTATCATCACCTTGATCCTGGTGCTCTTTGACCAAGCCATCTTCTGAAGAATACCCATGGCGAAGAAGTGACACGAGCGCCAAAAGAGGGTGCTCACTCTTGTCGTGGGAAAAGGATAATGAAAGTGAAattttgttggtgttgaagatgggagaagaagagcccaggagctggagggggAACCCAAGATAATGAAATGGCCGCGGGCTGCAGGAGTTTTCGGCGACTTTTAGGTTAGTTACGATGACGGAATGCGGCAGTGGAGGCTGATCCCTGGACCAGGGAGGGTCGAGATAGGAGCTGCAGACTGAGGCAAGCAAGGGCTGGTTACACAAATGTGAGAGGTGTTTCTCAGGTATGTAAATCCTGTGTCATACAGTCAAGTACAGCAGATTGTCACAGGGAAGGGAGACATTGGGCTCGAAGCAACCAGACGGAGGAAAAACTCAAGTCAAAGAGCGAGCTGATTAATTTTATTGCATAGTTTGTCATTTATTAGTGGCAATTCAATGGTTAAAACGGCACGGCATTCGACGATCCAGACTAACACCGTGACAGAGCTTTTTCGGTCGCGGGCGAGGCATTGCCAGCCTAGATCAGATTAGGATGTCGGTTCTCTGTTCTTTTTAGTTAGCAGCGTCATTAGCGTAGACAGTTTCTCCTAAGAAACATTAGACAGGTGAGACAGGTGAGACAGGGCTGGGCGCTATAGATCGTTAGTTAACGGCATGTCTTAGCCCACTGTCGACGCCAGCGCCCGCTATTCAAAAGGCAGCCAGCCCGTAAATCAGTAGTACCTACTCTCCAGGGTCCCTAGCACCCAGTTCAGCGAGTTATGATAACCATTACCACGTATGTATAAGCTTAGTTCGACTACCTACGAGCAAAGTTTGAATATGTACAACAGACTTCGAGAGTCCAAGATCCTCGGCGACTCGGTTCGGGATAATATTCCAATAAAGTTCAATAGGAAGAGTCCGGTCTGTCGGTTCGGCAATAGACCCGTTTGCCACTGGGGCTGACTCCGACTTCGGTAAATGGATAGCTCCATCCAATCCACTTCACTTGGACAAACGCATCCATTGATATGGAGAAACACTTGCAAACTAGAAACATGGGAAGTTTCTATGAATTTTTTCTTAGcattctattattattttatatctcCGACagatgtttgatgttgtCGCAATTAGATTGTGCAATCCGACGCTATAGTGCCAACCTAAGGTGCTACCCTCCACTCATAACAAATATCTTATGTTTTCATCAAACTACCCCTACTTATTTTCCCACCTCTCGCAAAGAAAATAGCATCAGCTCAAGTTCCCCATCTGAGCTTTGTCGTTAGATGAGCATCCATTGAATCGTGGGGCTGCGGGTTTCGACCGTCTTTACCGCAGCTCAATTATTCTAGCCCCAGTTGATATCGTTCGCAAAAATCCCCGGAACGGTTACGGCTCTTCCGAGAGACAACTGTTGAACCACATATCACATTGTGGCTACTACACGGTAACTGGTTCACTCGGCTGTTGCACATCTTTACCGTTCTGTGTGGCTCCTTGGATACTGCTGTCTTTAACCCTGTCCTGCAGCCAGCCTCAGTCTTTCAGCTTGCCCTGACGCATGCCAACTATCGAAAGGGGCACGCGGCACCGGAAGCCACAATGCAGGGAATACGAGCCGTGCTGCAAGGCGTGCCTTAGTACTAAGTATTCACCTCTTGCGGGATCTCATGATAGGGAATTCTTACACATTGGTTGGTAGATCAGTTTCCATAAGATAAGCTGGTTCTATAAGGCGAAGACTCTTTGTTTTGCTCGTGTATGACCACCGACAGGACAATGCTTCAATTTTGCAATGCTAAACATGGTCACTAAGAATGAACGCATGATGGATTGTCAAGTTAGCTACAACAGATTGGAATCTGTAAGGGCCATATCCTCTTATGTTTAGGTAAATACAATCAAATAGTCTGCAGGCTCTATATTCTTTTTGTCACATGCAATTTTACCCTGCAGCATAAGAACTGTAGGGTAAGGGAGTTGGACAGAACTCCGTGCCTGTTAATGATTTCACAGTTGGTGGAGCTGGCGATGTTTAGCGCCTCCAACGGCCCGTACCCGCACCGTACCCGTCTTTAATAACCGCCGGGCGCCTCCTCATGCATACAGGATTTCATACTGTTTATACGATGAATACCTATCTAACTGACTGCCCGTCTCCAAGAACACGGAAACTGGATGCCAGTGGTGTTAGGTATAGGCATATTTGGGAGGCCTATCATGGTGCATCGCCAGATCATGATGTGAAACATTACAAGgcacccatccatccataatTCAACATGTGCTGCGGTTTGCCGCCTATCTTCCCATGGCCACTACTCTACGCGCCTTTCAACCCCGGATAGCGACATGGATAGCCTCAATCAAGTAGCCTGGTTGGTCAACCCTGTCCCACAAAGGTAACAGTCTTGTTGGTTATGTCGTTAAAGAGGCAGTGCTCTTGTCTGTTGGGATTTAACGACTCATTATTAATGACTCGTCCTGCCCATAGAAGCTGGCTGTTTTCTCATAATCGTagtaactttatttattctttGTTTTGAA is a genomic window containing:
- a CDS encoding related to cobalt accumulation protein COT1 — encoded protein: MGILQKMAWSKSTRIKVMIAIDTLFFLVEIVSGFLAHSLALMADAFHMLNDIISLVIGLWAVSAAQKTSTDEFTFGWVRAEILGAFFNAVFLIALCVSIVLEALTRFIEPPEINNPKLMLIVGSAGLFSNFVGFFVLGGHGHSHGPGEHDHDHEHGHSHAHDEEEGNAGYQTQGTLADESGRAAEVLPEAVIHRATASKKSNGKSSEQRHSRDASTRGRDYHRSSRSGHARFASLDDLSIHPASFRQSIIEATRGETNESTSESETDAENSLIMEEDEAHEESPLLKDVAKKGSSLGHNRKGSHSHSHSRRPRRDSSVHHGHHHTLPKKSGKKDSHGHNHADMGMNAMILHVIGDMLGNIGVMVTALIIWLTDWPGKVYADPAVSLFITAIILKTCIPLTRGTARVLLQATPEHISVPEIRQDIEALPGVITCHHIHVWQLSDTKLVASMHLQVSFPIDSHSGEKYMELARRARKCLHGFGIHSATIQPEFCFDQKHSHDAEAAAALSLDGPTDPNKGDSCLLECIDDCQAQGCCPVDSSSKASSTRRCSESSHSATSPHAHDHNHGHGHDHGKNHQH